From the genome of Alosa alosa isolate M-15738 ecotype Scorff River chromosome 18, AALO_Geno_1.1, whole genome shotgun sequence, one region includes:
- the lrrc73 gene encoding leucine-rich repeat-containing protein 73 isoform X1, giving the protein MLPGSIQITGETLSGAEVKDICDSLKENTVRLLSVRGCQFSDRDFGRVCRGVAESHSLAQLNLNLGVVSSITRTKQLADALKANRSIQTLFLHGSPLLDAGLVSLNTALCTHPSLVSLDLGDCMLGDEAVRLICGMLPPDGAKSGLRELTLSANPAISTKAWARLAVAVAHSSQLRVLNLDYNPLGDQIAGMLAVAVASSRTLEVLDLEGTGLTNQSAQIFLDMVENYPTCLRVLVLAENAISPELQQQISDLLSEGEGEEEEDKEAEACADAPHAPLEKSAWIPHSNVHLLSLAVTSPGSSGRHVVLLTSGLGDSLLAETEM; this is encoded by the exons ATGCTACCAGGCTCCATCCAAATAACGGGAGAGACTCTGTCTGGGGCCGAGGTGAAGGATATCTGCGACAGTCTCAAGGAAAACACCGTGCGACTGCTATCTGTGAGAGGCTGTCAGTTTTCCGACCGGGACTTCGGGCGGGTGTGTCGCGGAGTGGCCGAGTCCCATTCCCTGGCGCAGCTCAACCTCAACCTCGGCGTGGTGTCCAGCATCACTCGGACGAAGCAGTTGGCAGACGCACTCAAGGCCAATAGATCGATCCAAACACTCTT CCTGCACGGTAGCCCCCTCCTGGACGCAGGCTTGGTGTCTCTGAACACGGCGCTGTGCACTCACCCGTCCCTGGTGTCGCTGGACCTGGGAGATTGCATGCTGGGAGACGAGGCCGTGCGGCTGATCTGCGGCATGCTGCCCCCCGATGGAGCCAAATCTg GGCTGCGGGAGTTGACCCTGAGTGCCAACCCGGCCATCAGCACCAAGGCCTGGGCACGACTGGCCGTCGCAGTGGCCCACAGCTCCCAGCTCCGCGTCCTCAACCTCGACTACAACCCGCtgg GCGACCAGATCGCAGGCATGCTGGCGGTTGCTGTGGCGTCCAGTAGAACTCTGGAAGTCCTGGATTTGGAAGGGACCGGACTTACCAACCAGTCAGCGCAG ATCTTCCTGGACATGGTGGAGAACTACCCGACGTGTCTGCGCGTGCTGGTGCTGGCGGAGAACGCCATCAGCCCGGAGCTTCAGCAGCAGATCTCCGACCTGCTctcagagggggagggggaggaggaggaggacaaggaggCGGAGGCGTGTGCAGACGCTCCCCACGCTCCCCTGGAGAAGAGCGCCTGGATCCCCCACAGCA ATGTCCACCTGCTGTCTCTGGCTGTAACCTCTCCAGGCTCGTCCGGCCGGCATGTGGTCCTGCTCACCTCAGGCCTGGGGGACAGCCTATTGGCTGAGACAGAGATGTGA
- the lrrc73 gene encoding leucine-rich repeat-containing protein 73 isoform X2: MLPGSIQITGETLSGAEVKDICDSLKENTVRLLSVRGCQFSDRDFGRVCRGVAESHSLAQLNLNLGVVSSITRTKQLADALKANRSIQTLFLHGSPLLDAGLVSLNTALCTHPSLVSLDLGDCMLGDEAVRLICGMLPPDGAKSGLRELTLSANPAISTKAWARLAVAVAHSSQLRVLNLDYNPLGDQIAGMLAVAVASSRTLEVLDLEGTGLTNQSAQIFLDMVENYPTCLRVLVLAENAISPELQQQISDLLSEGEGEEEEDKEAEACADAPHAPLEKSAWIPHSSSSGRHVVLLTSGLGDSLLAETEM, from the exons ATGCTACCAGGCTCCATCCAAATAACGGGAGAGACTCTGTCTGGGGCCGAGGTGAAGGATATCTGCGACAGTCTCAAGGAAAACACCGTGCGACTGCTATCTGTGAGAGGCTGTCAGTTTTCCGACCGGGACTTCGGGCGGGTGTGTCGCGGAGTGGCCGAGTCCCATTCCCTGGCGCAGCTCAACCTCAACCTCGGCGTGGTGTCCAGCATCACTCGGACGAAGCAGTTGGCAGACGCACTCAAGGCCAATAGATCGATCCAAACACTCTT CCTGCACGGTAGCCCCCTCCTGGACGCAGGCTTGGTGTCTCTGAACACGGCGCTGTGCACTCACCCGTCCCTGGTGTCGCTGGACCTGGGAGATTGCATGCTGGGAGACGAGGCCGTGCGGCTGATCTGCGGCATGCTGCCCCCCGATGGAGCCAAATCTg GGCTGCGGGAGTTGACCCTGAGTGCCAACCCGGCCATCAGCACCAAGGCCTGGGCACGACTGGCCGTCGCAGTGGCCCACAGCTCCCAGCTCCGCGTCCTCAACCTCGACTACAACCCGCtgg GCGACCAGATCGCAGGCATGCTGGCGGTTGCTGTGGCGTCCAGTAGAACTCTGGAAGTCCTGGATTTGGAAGGGACCGGACTTACCAACCAGTCAGCGCAG ATCTTCCTGGACATGGTGGAGAACTACCCGACGTGTCTGCGCGTGCTGGTGCTGGCGGAGAACGCCATCAGCCCGGAGCTTCAGCAGCAGATCTCCGACCTGCTctcagagggggagggggaggaggaggaggacaaggaggCGGAGGCGTGTGCAGACGCTCCCCACGCTCCCCTGGAGAAGAGCGCCTGGATCCCCCACAGCA GCTCGTCCGGCCGGCATGTGGTCCTGCTCACCTCAGGCCTGGGGGACAGCCTATTGGCTGAGACAGAGATGTGA